In one window of Acanthopagrus latus isolate v.2019 chromosome 15, fAcaLat1.1, whole genome shotgun sequence DNA:
- the LOC119033917 gene encoding otoraplin-like, with translation MSYPLVILLCVGLLHPTARAVLMDKLADNKICGDAECSYVLSMATALDDFIAPDCRFINIKKGQMVYVYSKLVPEEGAGVFWSGSVYSERYVDQMGIIGYFPATVVKETHTFVQDTVQIPTAEMDFYCE, from the exons ATGAGTTATCCACTGGTGATTCTGCTCTGTGTGGGACTACTGCACCCGACTGCGAGGGCCGTCCTCATGGATAAACTAGCAGACAACAAGATTTGTGGAGATGCAGAATGCTCAT ATGTTCTCTCAATGGCCACAGCCTTGGATGACTTCATTGCTCCCGACTGCAGATTCATCAACATTAAGAAGGGTCAGATGGTTTATGTGTATTCTAAACTCGTGCCAGAGGAGGGCGCCGGAGTCTTCTGGTCTGGAAGT GTTTACAGTGAGCGCTATGTGGACCAGATGGGCATCATTGGATACTTTCCTGCAACTGTGGTGAAGGAGACACATACGTTTGTGCAAGACACAGTTCAGATTCCCACAGCT gagATGGACTTCTACTGTGAATAA